From one Treponema denticola genomic stretch:
- a CDS encoding DUF4469 domain-containing protein: MCSLNLFSQKDNEIITCGKSLRVSGNRIRILGTLEDCGVYCVPQDGSEPIKVKEEHIFTNTPSLVEFFVPPELEKDKQYAIRICTQFSSGQITVKDLRTTETDFYLKAV; encoded by the coding sequence ATATGTAGCCTAAACTTATTCAGTCAAAAAGACAATGAGATTATTACTTGCGGAAAATCGCTTAGAGTTTCGGGAAACCGAATTCGCATCCTTGGTACATTGGAAGACTGCGGTGTATACTGTGTACCTCAAGACGGTTCGGAGCCTATAAAGGTAAAAGAAGAACACATTTTTACCAACACTCCATCGTTGGTAGAATTTTTTGTTCCTCCCGAACTTGAAAAGGATAAACAATACGCCATCCGTATTTGCACACAATTCTCGTCGGGACAGATAACCGTCAAGGATCTCCGTACTACGGAAACGGATTTTTATCTTAAAGCGGTGTAG
- a CDS encoding McrB family protein, whose protein sequence is MNYWKLGDQWGKQDNPTVLNNYPLLREKEIVICGGNNMKAGDYVAICQGFTVIALAVITAPPFPITDRNDLKTDFDKYKILYDKTNKIAPALIYELTNKEQFKYETQQGICQIHKLDTQNIINHLINKKRNDMNLQKIYDLLKIKKNIILQGAPGTGKTYVTAKIALSLIGEKIDYSNHYKVMETYQKYVDEGQIAFVTFHQSMDYEDFIEGLKPQILKNEQDNPNGINYIVEDGIFKKICKAAIENYSNSKKTLEQLNNDTMIKNIHTYLNELDIFERLYDSIIRDIKNGSITNYQFANSKNIPISWDKDRKRIVFREQAARTEKKENIKLLFEYFISNNISDVSSYNKDQWFKLISNLTAGNTKTIDYIEYGWIITELITRFNKNEYKDDLQNNHNEVTDTVMKKNYILIIDEINRGNISKIFGELITLLEADKRLDASHPITLQLPYSKEKFAVPPNVYIIGTMNTTDRSTGSIDYALRRRFAFITLKSDKHAIEDFYDNNISNKNNILKNKALEMFNKIETFIKEHKSELDFDDLMPGHSYFMATTEEELQQKIEYEVEPLLQEYYKDGLLLKSFNLNEAN, encoded by the coding sequence ATGAATTATTGGAAATTGGGCGATCAGTGGGGCAAACAAGATAACCCAACCGTACTTAACAATTATCCGCTATTACGTGAGAAAGAAATTGTAATTTGCGGTGGCAATAATATGAAAGCAGGAGATTACGTTGCAATATGCCAAGGATTTACCGTTATTGCTCTTGCTGTCATAACGGCTCCACCATTTCCTATTACCGATAGAAACGATCTAAAAACCGATTTCGATAAATATAAAATACTATATGATAAAACAAATAAAATAGCACCAGCACTGATATATGAGTTAACCAATAAGGAACAATTTAAATATGAAACACAACAAGGAATATGTCAAATTCATAAATTGGATACACAAAACATAATAAATCATTTGATCAATAAAAAGAGGAACGATATGAATTTACAAAAAATTTATGACTTACTTAAAATAAAAAAGAACATCATCCTGCAAGGTGCACCGGGTACAGGAAAAACATACGTTACAGCTAAAATTGCTCTCTCGCTAATAGGAGAAAAAATAGATTATTCCAATCATTATAAAGTAATGGAAACATATCAAAAATATGTTGATGAAGGACAAATTGCTTTTGTCACATTCCATCAATCAATGGATTATGAAGATTTTATTGAAGGATTAAAACCCCAAATTTTAAAAAATGAACAAGATAATCCGAACGGTATTAATTATATTGTTGAAGACGGTATATTTAAAAAGATATGTAAGGCAGCAATTGAAAACTATTCTAATAGTAAAAAAACGCTAGAACAGTTAAACAATGATACAATGATTAAAAATATCCACACATATCTTAATGAATTGGATATATTTGAAAGACTTTATGATTCCATAATTAGAGATATCAAAAATGGTAGTATTACAAATTATCAATTTGCCAATAGTAAAAATATCCCCATTAGTTGGGATAAAGATCGAAAAAGAATTGTCTTTAGAGAACAAGCAGCTAGAACAGAAAAAAAAGAAAATATTAAACTTTTGTTTGAATATTTTATTAGTAATAATATTAGCGATGTATCATCATACAATAAAGATCAATGGTTTAAATTAATTTCAAACTTAACTGCTGGAAATACAAAAACTATTGATTATATAGAATACGGATGGATAATAACTGAATTAATTACTCGTTTTAATAAAAACGAATATAAAGATGATTTACAAAATAACCATAATGAAGTAACTGATACAGTCATGAAAAAAAATTATATTCTCATCATCGATGAAATTAACCGAGGCAATATCTCAAAAATATTCGGAGAATTAATTACTTTACTGGAAGCAGATAAAAGATTAGATGCATCACACCCGATAACATTACAGCTTCCATATTCAAAAGAAAAGTTTGCCGTCCCTCCTAATGTGTATATTATAGGTACAATGAATACTACTGACCGCAGCACAGGATCAATCGATTATGCTCTCCGTAGACGTTTTGCCTTTATTACCCTCAAATCGGATAAACACGCTATCGAAGATTTTTATGACAATAATATAAGTAATAAAAACAATATTCTAAAAAATAAAGCACTCGAAATGTTTAATAAAATAGAAACTTTTATTAAAGAGCATAAATCAGAATTGGATTTTGATGATTTAATGCCGGGTCATAGTTATTTTATGGCAACCACGGAAGAAGAATTACAACAAAAAATAGAATATGAAGTAGAACCGCTATTACAAGAATACTATAAAGACGGCTTACTTTTAAAATCATTCAATTTAAATGAAGCAAACTAA